The Chiloscyllium punctatum isolate Juve2018m chromosome 45, sChiPun1.3, whole genome shotgun sequence genome has a segment encoding these proteins:
- the elk4 gene encoding ETS domain-containing protein Elk-4, with translation MDSTITLWQFLLQLLLEPKNDHLICWTSNDGEFKLLKAEDVAKLWGFRKNKPNMNYDKLSRALRYYYDKNIIKKVNGQKFVYKFVCYPEILNMDFNMVGRPEKGMDMALPDISRPQKDKENHSQEKATSSSKISSRNDYIRSGLYSSFTLNSLQTNPNIFKSIKIENPGEKLPEEKKKKKPPPQEPVTVIKFVTNPPNRELPAAMVEPVVVPSVAVTPPNPTSSEESLTVPNIVTSFASTPSSISPPTPLPLSPGSPILEPSLDPAAGLAVETELATSPSDDLTQSLELSSDGEDPSLDSSETRHHKGRSKKPKGLELTPALVITSSDPSPLALPSPPLPAASLTPAYLTQTPFLLTPSPLLSSIHFWSTLSPVATLSPARMPGTSTLFQFPNIANSHMQIPISSVDGSSTPASLSPDLQKA, from the exons ATGGATAGTACCATCACACTTTGGCAGTTCCTGCTGCAACTTCTCCTGGAGCCCAAGAATGACCACCTGATCTGCTGGACATCGAATGATGGGGAGTTCAAACTGCTCAAGGCTGAGGATGTGGCCAAACTCTGGGGATTTCGCAAAAACAAGCCCAACATGAACTATGATAAACTGAGTAGAGCTCTGCGATATTATTATGACAAG AACATTATTAAGAAGGTGAACGGACAGAAATTTGTCTATAAGTTTGTGTGCTATCCGGAGATACTGAACATGGACTTCAACATGGTGGGGCGGCCTGAGAAAGGGATGGACATGGCTTTGCCTGACATAAGTCGGCCACAAAAGGACAAGGAGAACCACAGCCAGGAGAAAGCAACCTCTTCCTCCAAGATCTCGAGTCGCAACGACTACATCCGCTCAGGGCTCTACTCGTCCTTCACTTTGAACTCGCTACAAACTAATCCCAACATCTTTAAGTCCATTAAAATCGAGAACCCTGGTGAGAAACTACCGGaagagaagaagaagaagaagccaCCTCCTCAGGAACCGGTCACGGTCATTAAGTTTGTAACCAACCCACCGAATAGGGAGCTGCCGGCTGCTATGGTAGAACCTGTGGTGGTGCCCTCGGTCGCAGTGACTCCACCGAACCCCACATCGTCAGAGGAGTCCCTGACTGTGCCAAACATAGTGACGTCCTTCGCCTCGACTCCATCCTCCATCTCGCCCCCCACGCCTCTGCCATTGAGTCCTGGCTCCCCCATTTTAGAGCCCTCGCTGGATCCTGCTGCTGGCCTGGCCGTGGAGACTGAGTTGGCCACCAGCCCATCAGATGACCTGACCCAGTCTCTGGAACTCTCCTCAGACGGGGAGGATCCATCGCTGGACAGCTCGGAAACCAGACATCACAAGGGTCGGTCAAAGAAGCCTAAGGGACTGGAACTGACTCCAGCTTTGGTTATTACCAGCAGTGACCCAAGCCCTCTGGCTTTGCCAAGTCCTCCCCTCCCAGCAGCATCATTGACACCTGCCTACTTAACCCAG ACTCCATTCTTACTGACTCCCAGTCCATTATTGTCCAGCATCCATTTCTGGAGCACCCTTAGTCCAGTGGCCACACTCAGTCCAGCCCGAATGCCTGGAACCAGCACTTTATTTCAA TTTCCAAACATTGCCAACAGTCACATGCAGATCCCAATATCGAGTGTGGATGGctcatcaactccagcctccttGTCACCAGACCTTCAGAAGGCCTAA